GTGTATTGGTGGAACACGTGCTCACAGCCTGCACTGACTATCGGGCATTCAATACCTTCTATACCCTGAAGTTTGCCAGTAAGCAGTTTTGCATTTCTCTGTCTTGCTTCTATGTAAGACGGAAGTCTTTTGAGTTGAACCATGCCGATAGCAGCGGATATGTCTGTCATTCTCAGGTTGTATCCAAGCATCTCGTGAAGATAGCGCTGTTTTGAGCCGTGTGCACGTATCATGCGTGCCCTGTCAGCAACTTCCTTTTCATTAGTAGTGATGATCCCGCCTTCACTGGTGGTCATGTTCTTGGTAGGATAGAAACTGAATGCACCTGTGCCAAAGGAACCTACTTTTTTACCTTTATAGCTGGCTCCGTGTGCCTGGCATGCATCTTCAATGATCATAAGGCCATGATCCTCTGCTATCTCATTGATCGCTCTCATATCTGCGGGATGACCATATAAATGGACTGGCATGATGGCTTTAGTTGCAGGCGTTATCTTCTCTTCTATAAGATGCGGGTCAATGTTGAAACTGTCTGCTCTTATATCCGCAAAAACAGGTTTTGCACCTGTGAAAAGAACAGAGTTGGCTGTGGCTATAAAACTGAACGAGCTTGTAATTACCTCATCACCCTTACCAATGCCGTGTGCAAGTAAAGCAGCATGAAGAGCTGCAGTTCCTGAATTTACCGCCACGGCATGTTCTGTTCCTGTGTAATCGGCAAATTCCTGTTCAAACTCTGCAACCCGGGGTCCTTCGGCGATTATTCCCGAGCGCAGCACGTCACTGACGGCTTCGATTTCAGCTTCATCAAGCTGTGGTTTTGCAATAGGTATCATAGGTCT
The sequence above is a segment of the uncultured Methanolobus sp. genome. Coding sequences within it:
- a CDS encoding DegT/DnrJ/EryC1/StrS family aminotransferase, with translation MIHGLVRPMIPIAKPQLDEAEIEAVSDVLRSGIIAEGPRVAEFEQEFADYTGTEHAVAVNSGTAALHAALLAHGIGKGDEVITSSFSFIATANSVLFTGAKPVFADIRADSFNIDPHLIEEKITPATKAIMPVHLYGHPADMRAINEIAEDHGLMIIEDACQAHGASYKGKKVGSFGTGAFSFYPTKNMTTSEGGIITTNEKEVADRARMIRAHGSKQRYLHEMLGYNLRMTDISAAIGMVQLKRLPSYIEARQRNAKLLTGKLQGIEGIECPIVSAGCEHVFHQYTIRTRNRDQLSDYLKEKGVGSGIYYPIPIHRQPYYKELGYNDNLLVTEKASREVLSLPVHPAVTEDDIDIISNTIKQWSDAQC